In a genomic window of Nothobranchius furzeri strain GRZ-AD chromosome 14, NfurGRZ-RIMD1, whole genome shotgun sequence:
- the ddx3xa gene encoding DEAD-box helicase 3 X-linked a isoform X3, whose translation MSHVVVDTPHGLDQQLAVLDLNSADGQGGGTGRRYIPPHLRNKEASKNGNAFSAGRQCGFSVVPVNFYSPGWDNGRTNGFVNGFHDNRTNGGFGGRGPLRNDRGGRGAYRGNRGGGSFNQPLQSTGFGGFENKDGGWGGPPRDAAYNSFGGRNDRSKSAFNDRGAGSRGRYERGGFAGGGNSRWVEDSREDDWSKPTAPNERLENELFSGSNTGINFEKYDDIPVEATGSNCPPHIESFHDVDMGEIIMGNITLTRYTRPTPVQKHAIPIIKSKRDLMACAQTGSGKTAAFLLPVLSQIYTDGPGDALQAAKNSGQDNGRYGRRKQYPISLVLAPTRELALQIYDEARKFAYRSRVRPCVVYGGADIGQQIRDLERGCHLLVATPGRLVDMMERGKIGLDHCNFLVLDEADRMLDMGFEPQIRRIVEQDTMPPKGIRQTMMFSATFPKEIQILARDFLEDYIFLAVGRVGSTSENITQKVVWVEENDKRSFLLDLLNATGKDSLTLVFVETKKGADALEDFLYREGYACTSIHGDRSQRDREEALHQFRSGRCPILVATAVAARGLDISNVKHVINFDLPSDIEEYVHRIGRTGRVGNLGLATSFFNDKNSNITKDLLDILVEAKQEVPSWLESLAYEHQHKSTNRGRSKRFSGGFGARDYRQAPGGSGGFSSNRVGRGAGGHGGNRGFGGGGFGGNFYSNDGYGGNYSHSGSVDWWGN comes from the exons ATGAGTCATGTGGTCGTTGATACTCCTCACGGTCTAGATCAGCAG CTTGCTGTCCTAGACTTGAACTCCGCTGACGGACAGGGTGGAGGAACTGGCA GGCGATACATTCCACCTCACCTGAGGAACAAAGAGGCTTCAAAAAACG GAAATGCCTTTTCCGCTGGTAGACAGTGTGGTTTTTCTGTGGTACCTGTAAATTTCT ATTCACCAGGATGGGATAACGGACGCACCAATGGATTTGTGAATGGATTCCATGACAACCGCACAAACGGAGGCTTTGGAGGGCGGGGGCCCCTTCGCAACGATAGAGGTGGGCGTGGCGCCTACCGTGGTAACAGGGGTGGAGGCTCGTTTAATCAGCCATTACAAAGTACAG GTTTTGGTGGTTTTGAAAACAAAGATGGTGGCTGGGGAGGGCCCCCTAGAGATGCTGCCTACAACAGCTTTGGTGGGCGTAATGATAGATCCAAATCTGCTTTTAATGACCGTGGGGCGGGCTCCAGAGGAAG GTATGAGCGGGGGGGCTTTGCTGGTGGAGGAAACAGCCGTTGGGTGGAGGACTCCAGAGAGGACGACTGGTCTAAACCAACTGCTCCTAATGAACGACTGGAAAA TGAGCTCTTTTCTGGAAGCAACACTGGGATCAACTTTGAGAAGTATGACGACATTCCTGTGGAAGCTACTGGAAGCAACTGCCCACCCCACATTGAGAGT TTCCATGATGTGGACATGGGGGAGATCATCATGGGCAACATCACCCTGACTCGTTACACCCGTCCCACTCCAGTCCAGAAACATGCTATACCCATCATCAAGTCCAAGAGGGACCTGATGGCTTGtgcccaaacag GTTCTGGTAAGACTGCAGCCTTCCTGCTGCCAGTGCTGAGTCAGATCTACACAGATGGACCAGGAGATGCTCTGCAGGCTGCAAAAAACAGTGGACAG GACAATGGAAGATATGGCCGGCGTAAGCAGTACCCCATCTCCCTGGTCCTGGCCCCCACCAGAGAATTGGCTCTGCAGATCTACGACGAGGCGAGGAAG TTTGCGTACCGCTCTCGTGTGCGTCCCTGTGTGGTCTATGGAGGAGCTGATATTGGCCAGCAAATCCGGGACTTGGAAAGAGGCTGTCACTTGTTGGTGGCCACACCTGGACGTCTGGTTGACATGATGGAGAGGGGCAAGATTGGTCTGGACCACTGCAA CTTCCTGGTCCTGGATGAGGCTGACCGTATGTTGGACATGGGCTTTGAACCACAAATCAGACGCATCGTGGAGCAGGACACGATGCCACCAAAAGGTATCCGTCAGACCATGATGTTCAGTGCCACGTTCCCTAAAGAGATTCAG ATTCTGGCTCGAGACTTCCTGGAGGATTACATTTTCCTGGCAGTAGGCCGTGTTGGTTCCACTTCAGAAAACATCACCCAGAAGGTGGTGTGGGTGGAGGAGAACGACAAGAGGTCCTTTCTTCTGGACTTGCTTAATGCCACAG GTAAAGACTCATTGACCCTAGTCTTTGTGGAAACGAAGAAAGGAGCAGATGCTCTGGAGGACTTCCTGTACCGTGAGGGTTACGCCTGCACCAGTATCCATGGAGACAGATCCCAGAGAGACCGAGAAGAAGCTCTGCATCAGTTTCGCTCTGGACGCTGCCCGATCTTAGTGGCTACAGCT GTGGCTGCTCGAGGTCTGGACATCAGCAACGTCAAACACGTTATTAATTTTGATTTGCCCAGTGACATTGAAGAGTACGTTCACCGTATCGGCCGTACGGGGCGTGTGGGCAATCTAG GTCTGGCCACGTCGTTCTTCAACGACAAAAACAGCAACATAACCAAAGATTTGCTGGACATCTTGGTTGAGGCCAAGCAGGAGGTTCCTTCCTGGCTTGAGAGCCTGGCCTACGAGCACCAGCACAAGAGCACCAACCGAGGACGCTCCAAAAG GTTCTCGGGTGGTTTTGGAGCCAGGGACTACCGTCAGGCACCTGGTGGTTCTGGAGGCTTCAGCAGCAACCGTGTAGGGCGAGGTGCTGGAGGCCACGGAGGAAATCGTGGCTTTGGTGGAG GTGGTTTTGGTGGCAACTTCTACAGCAACGATGGCTACGGCGGAAACTACAGCCACTCTGGTAGTGTGGATTGGTGGGGAAACTAA
- the ddx3xa gene encoding DEAD-box helicase 3 X-linked a isoform X1 — MSHVVVDTPHGLDQQLAVLDLNSADGQGGGTGRRYIPPHLRNKEASKNAGNAFSAGRQCGFSVVPVNFYSPGWDNGRTNGFVNGFHDNRTNGGFGGRGPLRNDRGGRGAYRGNRGGGSFNQPLQSTGFGGFENKDGGWGGPPRDAAYNSFGGRNDRSKSAFNDRGAGSRGRYERGGFAGGGNSRWVEDSREDDWSKPTAPNERLENELFSGSNTGINFEKYDDIPVEATGSNCPPHIESFHDVDMGEIIMGNITLTRYTRPTPVQKHAIPIIKSKRDLMACAQTGSGKTAAFLLPVLSQIYTDGPGDALQAAKNSGQDNGRYGRRKQYPISLVLAPTRELALQIYDEARKFAYRSRVRPCVVYGGADIGQQIRDLERGCHLLVATPGRLVDMMERGKIGLDHCNFLVLDEADRMLDMGFEPQIRRIVEQDTMPPKGIRQTMMFSATFPKEIQILARDFLEDYIFLAVGRVGSTSENITQKVVWVEENDKRSFLLDLLNATGKDSLTLVFVETKKGADALEDFLYREGYACTSIHGDRSQRDREEALHQFRSGRCPILVATAVAARGLDISNVKHVINFDLPSDIEEYVHRIGRTGRVGNLGLATSFFNDKNSNITKDLLDILVEAKQEVPSWLESLAYEHQHKSTNRGRSKRFSGGFGARDYRQAPGGSGGFSSNRVGRGAGGHGGNRGFGGGGFGGNFYSNDGYGGNYSHSGSVDWWGN; from the exons ATGAGTCATGTGGTCGTTGATACTCCTCACGGTCTAGATCAGCAG CTTGCTGTCCTAGACTTGAACTCCGCTGACGGACAGGGTGGAGGAACTGGCA GGCGATACATTCCACCTCACCTGAGGAACAAAGAGGCTTCAAAAAACG CAGGAAATGCCTTTTCCGCTGGTAGACAGTGTGGTTTTTCTGTGGTACCTGTAAATTTCT ATTCACCAGGATGGGATAACGGACGCACCAATGGATTTGTGAATGGATTCCATGACAACCGCACAAACGGAGGCTTTGGAGGGCGGGGGCCCCTTCGCAACGATAGAGGTGGGCGTGGCGCCTACCGTGGTAACAGGGGTGGAGGCTCGTTTAATCAGCCATTACAAAGTACAG GTTTTGGTGGTTTTGAAAACAAAGATGGTGGCTGGGGAGGGCCCCCTAGAGATGCTGCCTACAACAGCTTTGGTGGGCGTAATGATAGATCCAAATCTGCTTTTAATGACCGTGGGGCGGGCTCCAGAGGAAG GTATGAGCGGGGGGGCTTTGCTGGTGGAGGAAACAGCCGTTGGGTGGAGGACTCCAGAGAGGACGACTGGTCTAAACCAACTGCTCCTAATGAACGACTGGAAAA TGAGCTCTTTTCTGGAAGCAACACTGGGATCAACTTTGAGAAGTATGACGACATTCCTGTGGAAGCTACTGGAAGCAACTGCCCACCCCACATTGAGAGT TTCCATGATGTGGACATGGGGGAGATCATCATGGGCAACATCACCCTGACTCGTTACACCCGTCCCACTCCAGTCCAGAAACATGCTATACCCATCATCAAGTCCAAGAGGGACCTGATGGCTTGtgcccaaacag GTTCTGGTAAGACTGCAGCCTTCCTGCTGCCAGTGCTGAGTCAGATCTACACAGATGGACCAGGAGATGCTCTGCAGGCTGCAAAAAACAGTGGACAG GACAATGGAAGATATGGCCGGCGTAAGCAGTACCCCATCTCCCTGGTCCTGGCCCCCACCAGAGAATTGGCTCTGCAGATCTACGACGAGGCGAGGAAG TTTGCGTACCGCTCTCGTGTGCGTCCCTGTGTGGTCTATGGAGGAGCTGATATTGGCCAGCAAATCCGGGACTTGGAAAGAGGCTGTCACTTGTTGGTGGCCACACCTGGACGTCTGGTTGACATGATGGAGAGGGGCAAGATTGGTCTGGACCACTGCAA CTTCCTGGTCCTGGATGAGGCTGACCGTATGTTGGACATGGGCTTTGAACCACAAATCAGACGCATCGTGGAGCAGGACACGATGCCACCAAAAGGTATCCGTCAGACCATGATGTTCAGTGCCACGTTCCCTAAAGAGATTCAG ATTCTGGCTCGAGACTTCCTGGAGGATTACATTTTCCTGGCAGTAGGCCGTGTTGGTTCCACTTCAGAAAACATCACCCAGAAGGTGGTGTGGGTGGAGGAGAACGACAAGAGGTCCTTTCTTCTGGACTTGCTTAATGCCACAG GTAAAGACTCATTGACCCTAGTCTTTGTGGAAACGAAGAAAGGAGCAGATGCTCTGGAGGACTTCCTGTACCGTGAGGGTTACGCCTGCACCAGTATCCATGGAGACAGATCCCAGAGAGACCGAGAAGAAGCTCTGCATCAGTTTCGCTCTGGACGCTGCCCGATCTTAGTGGCTACAGCT GTGGCTGCTCGAGGTCTGGACATCAGCAACGTCAAACACGTTATTAATTTTGATTTGCCCAGTGACATTGAAGAGTACGTTCACCGTATCGGCCGTACGGGGCGTGTGGGCAATCTAG GTCTGGCCACGTCGTTCTTCAACGACAAAAACAGCAACATAACCAAAGATTTGCTGGACATCTTGGTTGAGGCCAAGCAGGAGGTTCCTTCCTGGCTTGAGAGCCTGGCCTACGAGCACCAGCACAAGAGCACCAACCGAGGACGCTCCAAAAG GTTCTCGGGTGGTTTTGGAGCCAGGGACTACCGTCAGGCACCTGGTGGTTCTGGAGGCTTCAGCAGCAACCGTGTAGGGCGAGGTGCTGGAGGCCACGGAGGAAATCGTGGCTTTGGTGGAG GTGGTTTTGGTGGCAACTTCTACAGCAACGATGGCTACGGCGGAAACTACAGCCACTCTGGTAGTGTGGATTGGTGGGGAAACTAA
- the ddx3xa gene encoding DEAD-box helicase 3 X-linked a isoform X2 has protein sequence MSHVVVDTPHGLDQQLAVLDLNSADGQGGGTGRRYIPPHLRNKEASKNAGNAFSAGRQCGFSVVPVNFYSPGWDNGRTNGFVNGFHDNRTNGGFGGRGPLRNDRGFGGFENKDGGWGGPPRDAAYNSFGGRNDRSKSAFNDRGAGSRGRYERGGFAGGGNSRWVEDSREDDWSKPTAPNERLENELFSGSNTGINFEKYDDIPVEATGSNCPPHIESFHDVDMGEIIMGNITLTRYTRPTPVQKHAIPIIKSKRDLMACAQTGSGKTAAFLLPVLSQIYTDGPGDALQAAKNSGQDNGRYGRRKQYPISLVLAPTRELALQIYDEARKFAYRSRVRPCVVYGGADIGQQIRDLERGCHLLVATPGRLVDMMERGKIGLDHCNFLVLDEADRMLDMGFEPQIRRIVEQDTMPPKGIRQTMMFSATFPKEIQILARDFLEDYIFLAVGRVGSTSENITQKVVWVEENDKRSFLLDLLNATGKDSLTLVFVETKKGADALEDFLYREGYACTSIHGDRSQRDREEALHQFRSGRCPILVATAVAARGLDISNVKHVINFDLPSDIEEYVHRIGRTGRVGNLGLATSFFNDKNSNITKDLLDILVEAKQEVPSWLESLAYEHQHKSTNRGRSKRFSGGFGARDYRQAPGGSGGFSSNRVGRGAGGHGGNRGFGGGGFGGNFYSNDGYGGNYSHSGSVDWWGN, from the exons ATGAGTCATGTGGTCGTTGATACTCCTCACGGTCTAGATCAGCAG CTTGCTGTCCTAGACTTGAACTCCGCTGACGGACAGGGTGGAGGAACTGGCA GGCGATACATTCCACCTCACCTGAGGAACAAAGAGGCTTCAAAAAACG CAGGAAATGCCTTTTCCGCTGGTAGACAGTGTGGTTTTTCTGTGGTACCTGTAAATTTCT ATTCACCAGGATGGGATAACGGACGCACCAATGGATTTGTGAATGGATTCCATGACAACCGCACAAACGGAGGCTTTGGAGGGCGGGGGCCCCTTCGCAACGATAGAG GTTTTGGTGGTTTTGAAAACAAAGATGGTGGCTGGGGAGGGCCCCCTAGAGATGCTGCCTACAACAGCTTTGGTGGGCGTAATGATAGATCCAAATCTGCTTTTAATGACCGTGGGGCGGGCTCCAGAGGAAG GTATGAGCGGGGGGGCTTTGCTGGTGGAGGAAACAGCCGTTGGGTGGAGGACTCCAGAGAGGACGACTGGTCTAAACCAACTGCTCCTAATGAACGACTGGAAAA TGAGCTCTTTTCTGGAAGCAACACTGGGATCAACTTTGAGAAGTATGACGACATTCCTGTGGAAGCTACTGGAAGCAACTGCCCACCCCACATTGAGAGT TTCCATGATGTGGACATGGGGGAGATCATCATGGGCAACATCACCCTGACTCGTTACACCCGTCCCACTCCAGTCCAGAAACATGCTATACCCATCATCAAGTCCAAGAGGGACCTGATGGCTTGtgcccaaacag GTTCTGGTAAGACTGCAGCCTTCCTGCTGCCAGTGCTGAGTCAGATCTACACAGATGGACCAGGAGATGCTCTGCAGGCTGCAAAAAACAGTGGACAG GACAATGGAAGATATGGCCGGCGTAAGCAGTACCCCATCTCCCTGGTCCTGGCCCCCACCAGAGAATTGGCTCTGCAGATCTACGACGAGGCGAGGAAG TTTGCGTACCGCTCTCGTGTGCGTCCCTGTGTGGTCTATGGAGGAGCTGATATTGGCCAGCAAATCCGGGACTTGGAAAGAGGCTGTCACTTGTTGGTGGCCACACCTGGACGTCTGGTTGACATGATGGAGAGGGGCAAGATTGGTCTGGACCACTGCAA CTTCCTGGTCCTGGATGAGGCTGACCGTATGTTGGACATGGGCTTTGAACCACAAATCAGACGCATCGTGGAGCAGGACACGATGCCACCAAAAGGTATCCGTCAGACCATGATGTTCAGTGCCACGTTCCCTAAAGAGATTCAG ATTCTGGCTCGAGACTTCCTGGAGGATTACATTTTCCTGGCAGTAGGCCGTGTTGGTTCCACTTCAGAAAACATCACCCAGAAGGTGGTGTGGGTGGAGGAGAACGACAAGAGGTCCTTTCTTCTGGACTTGCTTAATGCCACAG GTAAAGACTCATTGACCCTAGTCTTTGTGGAAACGAAGAAAGGAGCAGATGCTCTGGAGGACTTCCTGTACCGTGAGGGTTACGCCTGCACCAGTATCCATGGAGACAGATCCCAGAGAGACCGAGAAGAAGCTCTGCATCAGTTTCGCTCTGGACGCTGCCCGATCTTAGTGGCTACAGCT GTGGCTGCTCGAGGTCTGGACATCAGCAACGTCAAACACGTTATTAATTTTGATTTGCCCAGTGACATTGAAGAGTACGTTCACCGTATCGGCCGTACGGGGCGTGTGGGCAATCTAG GTCTGGCCACGTCGTTCTTCAACGACAAAAACAGCAACATAACCAAAGATTTGCTGGACATCTTGGTTGAGGCCAAGCAGGAGGTTCCTTCCTGGCTTGAGAGCCTGGCCTACGAGCACCAGCACAAGAGCACCAACCGAGGACGCTCCAAAAG GTTCTCGGGTGGTTTTGGAGCCAGGGACTACCGTCAGGCACCTGGTGGTTCTGGAGGCTTCAGCAGCAACCGTGTAGGGCGAGGTGCTGGAGGCCACGGAGGAAATCGTGGCTTTGGTGGAG GTGGTTTTGGTGGCAACTTCTACAGCAACGATGGCTACGGCGGAAACTACAGCCACTCTGGTAGTGTGGATTGGTGGGGAAACTAA